GTACAGTTCTTGTTCTTGATTCCATTTACATTGTAAGTACCATGGCAAAACAGAATTGAACTGTAGTGGTGAACTTGTGTCTTGATTTGAGTTTTCGCAAACTGACAATGACCCATTTACTTTTGAGCTGCACAGaataggattaaaaaaaacgacaacacaAAAAACGATATATTTCAGAAAAATTGTTTCTGGTTCACTGGCTGTCAACATCTGTGGAGTCTTTCatttagagaaaaaaataattgccaatATGTCAGTCTGTACCTCTTTCCCATGTTTGTCTCAGTTTTGATGCGTGGTAAATTAAGCCCCCAAGCTAGGCAtagattaatttgaaaaaaacgtcTCTGTGTAGAgtctctttaaaaagaaaatactgccAACATTGTAGTCCTCCATGACCATACTGTACATTGCTAGTTTTGAAAGTGGTGCAAGCTTCTTTCCTGACTTCATTTTTCGGTCTGTGTTGTTGGAGTGCTGTCACCTCTCAGAAAAGCACACAGCGCCACTACTGGAAGGACTTCATGTGCCTCTGCTCCACCGACACACTCATGCATGCagatgcaaataaaaacatcccTCACCCACATATGCACACATACATAGCTGTGTTATTGTCCGTTTAGGTATTAAACCAGAACCCGGCTCACCCTCTGTGGCGATCACCTCAGAGACTCAAAGATATCATCAATTCAAATCCCCACATTTCCTCCTCTCCCCTTTCCTGTTTCCTCTCTACTGAGCCATCTCCCTTTCTCTTATCCCCGTGGCTTCGTTCCAATTCTGTCATTATACCACACagtgggggtgtggggtgtgtgtgtgtgtgggggggggggtcaatatTCCCCTGGATAACCAAGAGTTCACACTCCACAGTGTTCTAAAATCGGAGATAGGGGGAAACCCCTGTGATTCTTTGACAATGAGctaaaatacatttcttctGTATGTTGGTTTGAAAATTGTGACTCAACTGAAGGCAGAACCCGTGTGTACAAAATGCACAAACGTTGTGACGTTCATTTTCACCAACTACAGTTTCCAGCATTTACACTGAAATGATAAATGGcataaattacaattaaaattacaacaacaacaacaaaatatatatataccgtTCACTTTGAGAcaggttttcaaatgtttgcattttcagaTGCCAAAACACCTCTGTCCTTCAAAATGTCACTTGATTGTAGATTATCAAAAGTAATTAAAGGCTGGTAAATCGGTCCCGaattaacatttatatatatacgtgCAAATAGAGAGTTCATATAAGCACATAATAGGAATTGAATTGATTGCATTTGAGCCTGAAACATCCAGTGTAAATCAAGCCTAATAGAGCGGCTTAGCTTGGTGGAACTCCATATTGGCTCAGAAATCTTGTCCAAATATGGCTGCCTCCGGATCCAAAAACAAGTAAAGGAAGCgactcataaaaatacaaagtttCTAAACGGTACACTCCAAACCAATATGGTGGGCTAAGAGTACCCATGTGGGAGTCCAATGCTATTTCCATAATATTGCTGCAAACATCAACACCAAAGAACTGAACTTGATGGTATGAGAACATTAAACCTATAACTCGCTCAACAAAAGACTTAGCTGTGGCTTTCTTTCACTATCTAGAGCTTGACAATTCAAGTAAATGCCACTTCATATTTTGCTATTTCCACTACTTTCCGCACTCTTTCGACATGCACAATTGATTATGGAACAGGAAACTAAAAGGTGCGAAGGAAGAAAACCCGTACCCTTTGGAATGTGGCCTTATGAGCGAAGAGGGCCTAAAAGTTGCTGCAAATGAAGTGTTAAGCGAAATAAACAAGTGTGTGCGTGACGTGAAAGACTTAAGCGGTGATGGAGAGATGGAAACAACACCAATGATTCTGTGACTGTCTGCTTACCAGTTGAGCTTGATTCTATAACTGAACTGTGAGCTGGCATTTCCAATGTTGCCTCAATAGCACAAAGTGAAAACAGGACATTGCACAGTGGCACTGATTTGCAGCAGAGGTTATTTAGGAACATAGATAAGGTTTCTGGTAAACAAATGATTTTCATTAAATGTCATATTGCGGCGCAATACATCAGGGTTTCAACACTGCTGCTTTAAAACCGAGGGGGCTCAtattaatgtttgtttttatttaactaaaTCATAGGAGAAAATGTTATCACCACTCAGGGTCTCAGACCACTCAAGGTCTCTTTAATCTTACACATTTGTAATTAATGTTCTGCTTTGAAAAACGATAGGAATATGTGAAACTATTGGTAATCATTTGGTTGTGCGGGAGCCTAGTTTCAAGTATGCACCGTATGGGTCTAATTTAACATTCGCACATTGGTGAAGAACAACAACAGCTATGGCACACAAACCTTAATTCTCCAATTCTCATCTCTGATCACCTCATCGACTATTTCCCTTCAGTGATATTTTGCAGGGCTGCCAGATATCCTGCGCGGAGGTACAGTATAGGTGTGTGTTTCTTGGGTAATGCAGAGAACAGCAGTGGGACCCTAAGTGGGTGACACACGATGGAAGAGAAGGACGTGTTAAAAGTAGTGTATGTTTGAGAGTTTGCAGTCATTCTTGGATGAGATTCCAGGAAGAAGCCAGCTTTAACGTCCACGGCCCAATGTGTGAAATATGGGAACTTGCGACACCTCTGCCCTGGTCCCAATTTAACTCCCACACACcgatgtaaaaaaaactaattaactCTTCCAGAAACCGGTTGATGGAGGGTGAGAGTGAAGGTGTGCCATTAAAAGCCAGCATATGGTGTCCTTCAGAGAAAATATTGTACATCTGGTGTTAGTGTAACATTTTGTATGCTTGAATATAGGTCAGTGTGGAGCGAGGACACTTTTAGCATTCTCAGAAAAACCTCAAAATTGGAATACGAATCACCGCCGAGTCGAATTATCAATTTTCAGAGTCAGATCTTTACCCCAAACATATGGTATtacttaaatgtatttttttacggGATATATTACGAGAAAAGACAAGTCAGCTGAGTAAGTGCAACATAACGTTGTGAAGCATTATTAATTTCATCGTGGATGGCAAACCCTTTTATGGGCATTTGAGCAAATCCCTGCAATATAAgcctatccatccatgcatttgcGGTTCCCCTTGTCCACATTAGGGTAGcgggtgtatatatatatatatatatatatatatatatatatatatatatatatatatatatatatatatatatctttttttttttacagagtatatatatatatatatatatactctgttaaaaaaaaaaaagagttgaaaAGGGCCCTAataaaaacccatttaaaaaaatcaatcactaaaaaaaaaatgagataaCGAGGGGACAAACGATAAGCAATGATTTAGCGGAGGTTCACTGTATTCAATCTTTTTATCGGAATGTGCAGGTTTCCATAATTGTTTCCCCTTttgctattgtttttttctcctcccttgTTCAGGAATGGGACACAGAGTTGGAGCGCACGGCAGAAGAGTGGGCCGAGACCTGTCTGTGGGAGCACGGTCCTTCGGGCTTGCTGCCACAAATTGGACAGAATCTGGGCGCACACTGGGGGaggtaaatgtaaaatgtcatcAATATACAATCAACACTGACGACTCActttaatatactgtaggtgCAGTTCAAAACTGAATAATTGATGAAAAGAATTAAGCATCAATCAAACTGCGTTAGAATCAAATGACTGTAATTGATggtttgtaataaaaaaattaaaaaaaaaaagggggagagaGCCAAGTTTGAATTGGATAGAAAGGATGATTCTGGCAATGTGTACTCTCTTTCCTCAAAAAACTGTCATGGTGAAGACATTTGGTTTCTGCCGGAGTGTTGCCTGTGTGCTCGCTGGCAGCGAACCACTCATCTCCCACGACAGCGAATTAACCGTTTTGTGTTGTCAGAACAGGTAGGGCACGCAcgagcatgcacacacacacacaaacacacacactacacacgGACTAGCTGTCATTTTCTTCCACAACAATCATCAATCATcaaactctgccatggatgccatttttgcccagtcttgtttcttattgttgtgtcatgaacactggccttaactgaggcaagggagggaATACAGTTCTTTAGAacttgtcctgagttcctttgtggcctcctggatgagtcattgctgttctttcGGGGTAATCTTTGgaggccagccactcctgggaaggttcaccatcgttccatgttttctcccaGTGATAATAATGGCTCTCTCTATGGTTCACTGGGATCCTAACGCTttggaaatggcttttgtagcccttttcagactgatagatgtcaattactttatttcttgacagctctggaatttctttggatcgggtcattttgttgcagcttttttagatcttttgtctgacttgattttgtcaggacagattctgtttaagtgatttcttgattgaacaggtctgaaggtaatcaggcttaggtgtgatcagtgaaaattaaccaaaaattgtgagtagctacaattaattcatgatttaacaaagggggtaattactttttccacaggtaactaaatatatatatatttttacttaataaataaaatcacaatttaaaagcagcattttaagttcacttgggttatatttgtctgatattgacatttgtttgatgatcttaagcattattatttatataattcTTAAAGGGATGATACGGTCTCTCTCAAAGTCTTGAGCACACATTGATATAAAAACAATAGTACAAATGGGTTTTGTCATAGTCTAAGTTTAGGTGGATGgaattttgttttccattgaTAATGTCACGTTGTTCTACTAATAATAACTCTTCATGATCAATTCATGGATCATCCATGCATCCTCAAACAGTGAATAGCACTGATAAAGAGGTATGATCAGTAGTctttttatgataaaaaaaacaactattcaagTAGGTACATAAATGGAAAACAACTGTACTTTGCCCTTCTAAAGgtttgcacatgcacacacaaaaaaagtgcaaactTGATAGCTCattcaaacaaatgtgaaaGCTGATGTACAAACCGCACACCCAGGATTGCTTTTGCCAAGGAGGGCGAATTGCTGCGCAGTTGATTTTGTGCGTTGTCGGAGGAATATATGCAAATAGGTTCATGTACTATGCggaatgtgatttatcaaacccGCGACGAATTACGATAGCTGATTTTGCTTATTTAAATACCACATCCGACAGGCAGGTGCTAACGGCACCGCTGTGCATAACCGTGATGCGGAGGCGCAGGTACAATGAGAGGCGAGAGGGGAGAACCAATCTTTTCCACTTGTGTAAGCATTTTTCGAAACGCCGGAAACTAAATTGATGGTGAACTGTCGTCCATttagcaatgcaattttggagcttctggaTGATCTCAGGGTTGGCTTGGAGTCAGTCAACAGGAGTTGTCATGCCATACTGTGTCACCTGTGGCGAAACTCCGAATCTGCATTTCATTGCATCTGCATGGCTCATTTGagcacatttaaacatttggTGCTGTCTCATGTTTTATGCAATGTTACACAGGATGGGCAGATACATGCCATTcccacaaacaaacatgacTTTTAATGCAGTTGCTGGCTTCCCCGAAATTAGCAGAGCGATAGATTTCTTTGGGCTCCTAGTTATAACGTTTGTTTACCTTCCACTAACAGTTCCGAATTCCATCACTTTaaacttcattttgtgcttGCGGTGTTCTTCAAAATATTCCACGGTGAAAATCATCAGGGCTACCCAGCAGCACAAAACCAAATCACCTAATTTAGCATACGCTATTTGGGATTTTAGCAAAACATCTGATCATCTCAGTGTCTATTCTGCAGATATAAATTTCATTGCTCTTCCAAAGTAAATGTTCTAAATAGCAAATCAATTTTAATCGCTTGTCCCACATTGTTGTTTCTCCCTTGCCATGCCCACTAGGCTAATAGCAAATTAATCAGACACACACTAATTATATTAATAACAAAAAAGGCGCTATAAAGTTAATGTGATTAATATTATGGAAGTACCTTGAATTTCTGTGCATTAAATATACAGATGGTTGagtagaaagaaagaaagaaagaaagaaaaagaaaggacaaaagaaagaaagaaagccatCAACCAGAGCCACCAGTGAATATGAAAAGTCCTGTTGTGGTAGAATAAGAAATACCTCCTCTCATTCTCTGCAGGTATCGCCCCCCCACCTCCCATGTTCAGGCCTGGTATGATGAAGTGAAAGACTACTCTTTTCCTTATCCCCAGGAGTGTAACCCCTACTGCCCATTCCGATGCTCCGGCCCCGTTTGCACGCATTACACCCAGGTGCAGCGCCTAGATCTGGACCCAAACCATATTTTCGGGATATTGacgttgttattgttattaaagacattttttttaatgctctgTGTTTTGCAGCTGGTGTGGGCCACCAGCAGTCGGGTTGGCTGTGCAGTCAACCTGTGCTACAACATGAATGTGTGGGGCCAGATTTGGGCCAAGGCTGTGTACCTGGTGTGCAACTATTCACCAAAGTAAGTCcatacattgttgtttttacctTGGCAACCAGAACAAAATGAATACTTTATAATGCgattgacaatgtttttttttttgtttttttgtttttttgggtaaaCCTTTAACAGTAAACCTTTATGTTGTGTCCAAAAAAGCTGCCTTCCTTAGAATGACCAGTCTTAtggccattcatccatccatccatttttttaaagcccCTGTCCTCATGAGGGTCTCTGatgagctggatcctatcccagctgaccttgggtGAGAGGTTGGGTAAACACTGGACCctttgccagtcaattgcagggtaataatagacaactattcacaactatgagcaatttagagtggaCATGAAAGCTTCGCACGCGAGATTTGAAACCacaatctcagaactgtgaggcgactGTGTTAGCTAGTACCCCACAGTGCTCCCCTgcagttaaaaacaatacaaaacatgtCCCTCTGATTCAGAGTCCTCCTGTGGACAAAATGTAACCATGGCAACTAGTTGTTAGAGAGATGTTAATCTGCTTCTTGGCTGCTGTGgagtgcccttgagcaaggcaccaagCTCACCCCCCCTAGCTCAAGAGGTGCAACACTGTTTGTGAGTCCCTTTCACTCTGACACCGCTCCAGGCATGTGCatgatttggttttgtttgtggtggtatgcaacacaaaaatatatacagagtgtcagttgaatttccccttgagggattataatcagtgttaaactaaaaaaaaaaaaaaaaaaaaactcaattaacTGTTATGCCTCTAATACCGTCATCATTCAAATTGAGTTTTATTGACTTTGTATAGGCAGAATGTCTTATCTACTTTAGGTCGAGATTCTGATGTCATTACCCGCATGTGCAAGACTTGTGTCCTGTCTGTGTCAAACAGAatttaaaattctttttttggCTGTTGTGTGACTTAAACAGGGGGAACTGGTGGGGCCACGCACCTTACAAACATGGGGCCCCCTGTTCCGCATGTCCTCCCAGTTATGGAGGTGGCTGCAAGGACAACCTCTGCTATAAaggtgtgtgtaagtgtgtcgCAAAATCAGTAGTCAGTAAGgagaaaacagtcaaaatgttGGCTCTATTGATGTGATGCTTtgtggtgtttgttttttgttttgttttgtttttttccaaggcCACAAGACCCACCTTCCTCCAGAGGACACAGAAGAAAACAACTTTATCGAGCCCGAGGCTCCCCGTACTACGCAGAGGATCCGGCCCCGGGTTTCGAAGCCTGAGACTCCCAGTCATCCTGCTCCCGCCACCAAACCCCCAACAGAGGACCTGCCAAAGAACAAATTGGTCAGCACACAGCAGATGTGTAAGCTgccatttgtttcattttttattttattttaaaaaagggctTAGGAGGTGCACGTAGTGGTGGTGGAGTATCGTTACAAAATTGTGTTAAAAGCAAATAATTCATAAATGGCTGCTTGATGAGTGCTGAGAGAGCAACAATAACTAACAAGCACAAATTGGGTCTTGACCGGAAATGTTAGCCTTGTAATTAATCCTAAATAACCTTGATGCTCTGGAGCCTTTATCTTCCTGACTTGCCTTGACATTGCGAGCAGGGAGGAGAGTAACTGTTTTAGCTTGACTCTTTCCGAGTGCGTGTTTGCGTTTGGCGAGCCCAAAGGGGTAAGACACAATTGCTGTGGTTTTTGAATGGCTTTCTCTCAGCAGCACAAAGGAGGCCTGGGACTGTAAGTGGACTCACATACTCAAGCCAGTACTGCTGACCACCCCTgttcctctttttatttttggaaactTCACAATGACCTAGTAAAAGTTTTTTCGTATACCCTTGGCCGGTGTAGACCTACATGTGGTTTTAGAATTTTACATGCAAGTAGTGCGATGGCACTGGAAAGATTAGCCGTCTCGTTAGCGCTTTAGCAAATGCACACGTCAGAGGCACAAATGCAACAAGAGatctgagttcattttcactctATTGTTGTTTGTGCTGTGACACAAACATTCAACACGCAGGTCCTCCTTTTCCTCAGACTACTATCTTAGTCCACatggaaacaaagaaaacagtgtTCTGTGATGGGCTGGTGACCTGTCCACgtgtacactgtaaaaaagGATTTTGGGGAATGGTAAATATAATCCAAGAAAATCATCTAAAATTTACTTTACTATTTTGGATAGGTAAAGTACCCGAAAAGTTAGGAAGTGTAAGTAAAATATACCCTATTTGACAACAGTAAAAAGTTGAGTAAAATACACCTAAAAGCCATTGGTACTACAATATGCATCACGTGACGCATTCGTGTCGCACTAATTAGCTGACGTGTCGTCGGCTCATCAGCACAAAATCGGTGAAAACTGATCACTCTGATCAGTTGTTCGCTAGCGAAtcagcacaaaagcaaacaaatccacaaagaaaaatgcacTATATGGTCAAATAAGTTAAGCTAAACGATCATTACTTAGATTTGTTCTTGCTTGTATTATGAGTGTGTCAGGTAAGGTTAGCAGGCTATCTGTGCATTTCATTTTATAAAACCGTGTCTGGGGATTGTATGAAAAAGAATGCTCACTAAATTGTGGAGGATTTCAGTGTAGGCATACAACCGATTGGCCAATGATTGGAGTCTTTCAATAAGTCACTTGGCACAATATCTTCATTGAACAACTGGATACGACCAAAAtagtgaaataaatatatgaagAGAGAACATGGATATTGAGGAACACAGAGTTTACTAGCCCCCAACTCAACTTAGGGACTGTGGTTGAAATATAACCAGAATTGTGTGGGAAGCTATATCCAAgttttgtaagtttttttttattgctattgAATTAAGGCATTCACAGAAAAAGATGTGTTTTAAATTGACCCAATTAAAGTGGCTGCAAATTGTTACCCTACATTTATTGGGTAAGTTCTataggttgtttttttacattgtacCTTGATtgtcgcccaaagtcaccttAGGTAGACTCCTGCTCACCTGTGACTTTAATGAGGACACATGCTGTAGAAAAATGAAGGGCTGGAAGGCCGGATGGAAGAACTCTGTCGTTGTGCCAAAATGGCACAGTAAAAATCCTCTTACTGACTAagcattccccccaaaaaagctttTAGAAGTGAGTCATCTGCATCCAGGGAGCTGGATGTTGCCTGTTTGTTCTTTTATGCGCATTCAAAAGACTATTTTTGTTCCTGTCTTGCAGCTCAGCTTGTGACCTGTGACACCAAGCTTCGAGATCAGTGTAAAGGAACGACATGTAATAGGTAAGGATAAAACTATAATGGCACCAAGCAAAATTCTAGCGCTCCACCTCGGCCAAATCTTAATTTTGACTGAGACaaaatgatataaaaatataatccaTATGTTGCATGTCGCTGAATGCTTTCGTTCAAGTTCATTTATCACTGGTccttgaggggggaaaaaaacatttccatttaattGAATCTGCACCAAATCTTactaacaaagacaaaaacttgcaatgaaaaacaattgcCTTGGCACAGGTTGGGATAAAAGCACAACGCAGTTAAAaagtacttttttcccccttttttttacaTCCCCAATTCTGTGTTAACCCACAGATATGAATGCCCCGCAGGATGCTTAGATGCGACAGGGAAAGTAGTTGGGACAGTTTACTATGAAATGGTGAGTACACACAACAGGAGTTAATGCTTCCTTGTAATGTGTCTTTAAAGCAGCCAGCTAACATTCACATCTTGTTtgtgtgtcattttatttttgcagcaATCCAGCATATGCCGGGCCGGTCTACACGCTGGTGTCATAGATAATGatggaggatggatggatgtaatgagACAGGGAAGAAAGGACTTTTTCATTAAGTCTAACAAGAATGGAGTCCAGTCACTAGGGTGAGACTTCGGCTCCGTgttgaaaaagaaattgaacAGCACTTTGAGTGCAGACTCCGACTAAAGCCGAACTGTGTATCTACTCACTAATCATGCTTTTCCATTGGCAAAATCAGATCATACCAGGTTACTATTTCTTGTCAGGGTTCTAAGCATGATTAGTATATACCATATAGGGGACATAAACCATTGGAACCGTTGATATTACACGGCtagacatgacaaaaacaaacccacACGTTAATTTACCCTTGTTCCACCGTCTCCGCTCGTGTTTGCTTGTTGCCCTCAGCTACCACTTGAATACAACTTGTACCAATGGAGACGCCAGCCCTATTTTGGGTGGGCTCAGGTCCACCCAAAACTTGCCTTAGCCCACCCTATGAATTAggtttcaaatgtatttattttattaatatgtgATGATAGTACAcactttggcattgacaaaaaagtacCTTGTGAAAACTGGTTGagttatgacttaatttcaatgccCATGCACTGTCTTTGAAGGGAACATCGActttcccaacatggccgccacgtagggcTGCTATAGCGGGCTGGCGTACAGTATAGTCTTCATATCTGTGGTCAAAACcgctacacacatttccagctgttAATGCTAATGACATAATTTATGAAATGAAAGTTGACCTCACGACGATGCTTCGCTGCCTCCTCTTGAATTGCTCTATACGCCACAGACTCGGCAGGGGCTTGTAATGATGCGTACTGCGCAGCTATTGGCTAATAAGTTAATTAGGTACTTGGAGTTGTCGCTAGCTAATTGAATAGCAAAGAGCATATGGGGCAGAAAATGCTAAAAATCTTACCAAGAGTGTTTTATTTCTCGTCAAATCTAATTAAAATTAGACgcatcatgtaaaaaaaaaataaattaaaaaaaaacactaactcCCCTCTAAGACTTTTTGTCAACTTATTTCAAGTTAAAAatagcttgaaacaagtgaaagtTGTCTAAAAACAAGTTGATAAGTCAGCCCACCCATAGCTAGTGGATCTAGACTCGCCCTTGACTTGTACCCTTATACTTAAAACAGTTAAATGTTGAGAAATACAGGAGACTCTCATTCTCctccactgttgttgttgtttagcatGTCTCATTTTGACAGATGCATTCAACGCAGCGTGGTTTTCACTGTTTCGCCTGGTACTATCTTGAACCGGAAAACAGTCTGTCCCAAGATGACGGACATACAGTATGCCATAGTGACTCACACAGTAAAATACGTTACCCTGTTAGTTTACCCTGTTGCTGCGATACTATACTCATAGTTTTCTATGAGTATAGTATCgtctgtttatatatatatatatagttatatatatatatatatatatatatatatatatatatatatatttcttgctGCTGTCTcttttcaaaaaaaagaaaaattgtctCCTGACCATAGCGAACAGCCACATGACAAGTAAATACTGCATGGGAGACCCTTGCTCTTATTTGTtagtgaatataattttcacaGTTTCCCGTAACACTAATTTGAAGTGGAAAACGCAACCCCCAAAACCAAGTGACTTGAGCTTCGACTGATGTTGAAAGCTACTTTTAGCTACATTGGCTAATTTCTGGTTCGTGCATGAATGATGGATGTTGACATATTTCTTTACGTCGGCAGTAACATAACTGAATAGTTCCCGAAAacagtgaaaatataaatatttttccacttttttcaaTCAAGAGCATCATCATTATTTGATAGATTTTTCCATGGCCCATGCACCAACTCGTCACAAGGTTTGGTAAAGTCATGTGGCTGGTGCTAAACTGGGACTAAAAGCCATTTTACAAGGTCATCGGGATTGCAAACATGAAATGGTTTACGCTTACTTGAAACAGGCTGTTAAGGAATAACCTTGGATAAAGAGCCACAGACTGCTTCACCATGTctaaagaaaaatacagtatcATCTGATCACATGTAGGAGTCTAAATGTCATTACCAAAACGTTTTGTGAAATTGGTTGTGCAGTTTCGGTATGACACTGCCCCCCAACAACATACAAACAACGGTagttatacatatatttaaaaaaaacctcatcGTTGCTCCTTTATGCTTGATGGAGGTATATTGGAGTAAAGTGCAAGATGTAATGCGATGTTTCTCTCTGCACAGGAAATACCAGAGTGCTAATTCATTCACAGTCTCCAGGGTCACAGGTAGGCTACTAAGTCCTGTAATCCatcagttttgctttttttttttttttcttttgactatTTGCTGGGCTGTGTTGCAGTCAAAGCGATCACCTGTGAGACCACAGTCGCACAACTGT
The genomic region above belongs to Phycodurus eques isolate BA_2022a chromosome 21, UOR_Pequ_1.1, whole genome shotgun sequence and contains:
- the crispld1a gene encoding cysteine-rich secretory protein LCCL domain-containing 1, coding for MKLAPPNRPLLLLPLLPLLLSVTQRAVSMAMHLNSTGWQQMLDKYLDEDGDWWEAKQRGRRAITDSDAQLILDLHNKLRGQVYPQASNMEYMEWDTELERTAEEWAETCLWEHGPSGLLPQIGQNLGAHWGRYRPPTSHVQAWYDEVKDYSFPYPQECNPYCPFRCSGPVCTHYTQLVWATSSRVGCAVNLCYNMNVWGQIWAKAVYLVCNYSPKGNWWGHAPYKHGAPCSACPPSYGGGCKDNLCYKGHKTHLPPEDTEENNFIEPEAPRTTQRIRPRVSKPETPSHPAPATKPPTEDLPKNKLVSTQQMSQLVTCDTKLRDQCKGTTCNRYECPAGCLDATGKVVGTVYYEMQSSICRAGLHAGVIDNDGGWMDVMRQGRKDFFIKSNKNGVQSLGKYQSANSFTVSRVTVKAITCETTVAQLCPYQRPAKHCPRLYCPTNCLEENPNISRVIGTRIYSDKSSICRAAVHAGVIGDNAGGYIDVMPADKRKLYTAS